A DNA window from Thiothrix subterranea contains the following coding sequences:
- a CDS encoding DUF2202 domain-containing protein: protein MTFRKTLIAGMIAIACTGLLTTPTFAKGNGQQQAQAQVLSAAETQSLRFMREEEKLARDAYISLYQQWQLPVFNNISQSEQQHTDKVKALLQTYRIADPVTNDAVGVFQNTDLAALYATLMARGQTSALDALYVGALIEEVDIVDLQKSMRETTRPDLLNTYDNLMRASRNHLRAFVGQIQRQGLTYQAQTMPQAEVDAIINSATERGQGGGQGGGRGNGQGRGR, encoded by the coding sequence ATGACATTCCGTAAAACACTCATCGCAGGCATGATTGCTATCGCTTGCACAGGTCTGTTGACCACACCCACGTTTGCCAAAGGCAACGGGCAGCAGCAAGCGCAAGCTCAGGTATTGAGCGCCGCTGAAACCCAATCCCTGCGTTTCATGCGCGAGGAAGAAAAATTGGCGCGGGATGCGTACATCAGCCTGTATCAGCAATGGCAATTGCCAGTGTTTAACAATATTTCCCAATCCGAACAACAACATACCGATAAAGTCAAAGCCTTGCTGCAAACCTACCGCATTGCTGACCCTGTGACCAATGATGCCGTCGGCGTGTTCCAGAATACGGATTTGGCAGCCTTGTACGCAACGCTAATGGCGCGTGGACAAACCTCCGCCTTGGATGCGCTGTACGTCGGTGCGTTGATTGAGGAAGTGGATATTGTGGACTTGCAAAAATCCATGCGTGAAACCACCCGCCCCGATCTTCTCAACACTTACGACAACCTGATGCGAGCGTCACGCAATCACCTACGAGCGTTTGTTGGGCAGATTCAACGCCAAGGTCTAACGTATCAGGCGCAAACCATGCCACAAGCGGAAGTTGATGCGATCATCAATAGCGCCACGGAACGCGGTCAGGGCGGTGGGCAAGGTGGTGGACGTGGCAACGGGCAAGGGCGCGGTCGTTAA